One window from the genome of Desulfovibrio psychrotolerans encodes:
- a CDS encoding RNA recognition motif domain-containing protein, with protein sequence MSKNIYVGNLSWSVTDSDLRNLFSEFGEIISARVIEDRETGRSRGFGFVEMDDAGAAKAIQSLNGKDVGGRGLKVNEAQPRESRPRY encoded by the coding sequence TTGTCTAAGAACATTTATGTCGGCAACTTGTCCTGGTCCGTTACTGATTCTGACCTTCGCAACCTCTTTTCCGAATTCGGCGAAATCATTTCCGCCCGCGTCATCGAAGACCGTGAAACCGGTCGTTCGCGTGGCTTCGGCTTTGTAGAAATGGACGACGCCGGTGCCGCAAAGGCCATTCAGTCCCTGAACGGTAAGGACGTCGGCGGCCGTGGCCTCAAGGTCAACGAAGCCCAGCCCCGCGAAAGCCGTCCCCGCTACTAA
- a CDS encoding sensor domain-containing diguanylate cyclase yields MDACHFERIAHEGRKAKVVVMKRKGIHAYVRFYSILLVALPLLVILGVSMFFFRGLVLEREVSRLREHVQYQERYVSDWLQQFQRGVEFVAGSYVVRAGDEGETQDIFVRYLGGHKDVAAAVRISATGYTVVDSSSPVGLLLADREYFNAARQGKAWISDVLIGRSSGKPIMIFSHPVSDLSGAFDGCVFFSVRMATVQAFLNTISGSDTGESYLLGADGVMLTESHHLDELRRSGFDKETAVKNLTVRSALFDAAREGVVLGEPYKAYHGRTVVGAYTWVNDGRWLLVTEVPLDAVLGGFYRFLWMVGGISAVCLALITPLLMRFTRSIEQPLYSIVDFSRSMARGEYDRECCLPELDRAPAEIAELYESFCEMNAKVVSTIEELERVAITDQLTGVYNRRHLMSAGEKLVDVCRRGGAPCGCLMLDVDHFKRVNDSYGHAVGDMVLTTIADTLQKSVRGSDIVARYGGEEFAIVAPNADREEAARLAERIRAAVEGMSFNADGVRFVCTVSVGVSDIGALSTVGATLLESALNCADVALYKAKDAGRNRVVCLYDC; encoded by the coding sequence ATGGACGCGTGTCATTTTGAAAGGATTGCTCACGAAGGCCGCAAGGCAAAGGTTGTGGTGATGAAGAGAAAGGGGATTCACGCCTACGTCCGGTTCTACTCCATACTGCTGGTGGCACTGCCTTTATTAGTTATTCTGGGTGTGTCGATGTTCTTTTTTCGCGGACTGGTGCTTGAGAGGGAAGTGAGCCGGTTGCGCGAGCATGTTCAGTATCAGGAGCGCTATGTCAGCGACTGGTTGCAGCAGTTTCAGCGGGGGGTGGAGTTTGTTGCCGGAAGTTATGTGGTGAGGGCTGGAGACGAGGGCGAAACCCAAGACATTTTTGTTCGCTATCTCGGCGGACATAAGGATGTTGCCGCTGCCGTGCGGATTAGTGCGACAGGGTATACGGTTGTGGACAGTTCATCCCCTGTAGGTTTGTTGCTGGCTGACAGGGAGTATTTTAATGCCGCCCGGCAGGGCAAGGCATGGATTTCTGATGTGCTCATAGGGCGTTCTTCCGGCAAGCCCATTATGATTTTTTCTCACCCGGTGAGCGACCTGAGCGGCGCATTTGACGGGTGCGTGTTCTTTTCTGTGCGGATGGCAACGGTGCAGGCGTTTCTGAATACCATTTCCGGCTCTGACACAGGGGAAAGCTACCTTCTGGGTGCCGATGGGGTGATGCTTACGGAATCGCACCATCTTGACGAATTGCGCCGGAGCGGATTTGACAAGGAAACTGCCGTGAAGAATCTGACTGTGCGCAGTGCCCTGTTTGATGCAGCCCGTGAGGGGGTGGTGCTCGGGGAGCCCTACAAGGCGTATCACGGGCGCACTGTGGTGGGGGCGTATACGTGGGTAAATGACGGACGTTGGCTGCTTGTCACCGAAGTGCCGCTGGATGCCGTGTTGGGTGGGTTTTACCGGTTTTTGTGGATGGTGGGCGGTATAAGTGCCGTGTGTCTGGCGTTGATAACGCCGCTGCTTATGCGGTTTACGCGGTCTATTGAACAGCCCTTGTATTCTATTGTCGATTTTTCACGGAGTATGGCGAGGGGCGAGTATGACAGGGAGTGCTGTCTGCCGGAACTGGACCGCGCGCCCGCCGAGATTGCTGAGTTGTATGAATCGTTCTGCGAGATGAACGCAAAGGTTGTGTCCACCATTGAGGAGCTGGAGCGGGTGGCAATTACCGACCAGCTGACGGGGGTGTATAACCGCAGACACCTGATGTCTGCCGGGGAGAAGCTGGTGGACGTGTGCAGGCGTGGCGGCGCGCCCTGCGGCTGCCTGATGCTTGACGTGGACCACTTTAAACGCGTGAATGACAGCTACGGTCATGCTGTGGGCGATATGGTGCTGACGACCATTGCCGATACCCTGCAAAAGAGTGTGCGGGGGTCTGATATTGTGGCCCGGTACGGCGGCGAGGAGTTTGCCATTGTGGCACCCAACGCGGACCGGGAAGAGGCTGCGAGGCTGGCGGAACGCATACGCGCGGCTGTGGAGGGGATGTCGTTCAACGCAGACGGGGTGCGGTTTGTCTGCACGGTCAGCGTGGGGGTGAGTGATATAGGAGCCCTGAGCACCGTGGGGGCGACACTGCTGGAAAGCGCGCTGAACTGCGCGGACGTGGCCCTGTATAAGGCCAAGGATGCGGGACGGAACAGGGTGGTGTGCCTGTATGACTGCTGA
- a CDS encoding cytochrome c family protein: MAAAEAQTREYAGSKACAECHQGEYERFAKYSKKSHSWKSVSVMASDLKPHELEGCYECHTTGYGKGGFVNYETTPHLADVGCETCHGPGAEHAQTGDPESIIRRPELATCESCHNASRVGAFKFKPLIHSGAH, encoded by the coding sequence ATGGCTGCCGCAGAGGCGCAAACCCGGGAGTACGCCGGGTCCAAGGCGTGCGCGGAATGTCATCAGGGGGAATACGAGCGGTTTGCCAAGTATTCCAAGAAGTCGCATTCGTGGAAGAGTGTGAGTGTTATGGCATCGGACCTTAAGCCGCACGAGCTTGAGGGGTGCTATGAATGCCATACCACCGGCTACGGAAAGGGCGGGTTTGTGAATTATGAAACCACGCCGCATCTGGCGGACGTGGGCTGTGAAACCTGCCACGGGCCGGGGGCTGAGCATGCCCAAACCGGCGACCCCGAGAGCATAATCAGAAGGCCCGAACTTGCCACGTGCGAGAGCTGCCATAACGCCAGCCGGGTGGGAGCCTTTAAATTCAAGCCGCTGATCCACAGCGGTGCCCACTAG
- a CDS encoding methyl-accepting chemotaxis protein, which produces MPAFIRNSLGARSTLLVSAISVVVFVALVGVSSYMQRVTMLEELDKSMTKASELVQLSVEKPMVVGDDKGTREQFAFLSGKYADMTVYLTNYKGNITYSTNTTAERKDLSAVVPDAAFSELTARALREDVHASDIMEKSGGTFFVRVTSISNAPSCYHCHGSSEPILGELVVVQDISPTIAAINLQLYENIAISVVGLLTLIGAVLFFIRRSIVAPVRHIALASEQISKGNLNADLVLNSTDELGSLSRNLGEMVAKLKTELGFSKGILNGMTTPAVVVDTECRISFTNSAMLRLTGQDEPASRYVGQVLGSFMFGDERRQTVSHKVLAERREYVAVETVFTNRKGREVNMLVDSTPIYDLDGNLIGAFTLCNDMTEIRRQQALVETQNETITRAAHAAGRVSEQVSSASEELSAQIQQSSAGAMEQRRLTGDSAAAMTQMNASVLEVAQNASLAAESAGDAQQQAAEGARVVGLAVEKINTVAEQAGMLKREMGELGKQAQGIGQIITVIEDIADQTNLLALNAAIEAARAGDAGRGFAVVADEVRKLAEKTMAATREVVASVNSIRECARTNAAATDKAVQLVAESTELASRSGQVLQTIVGMVETTADQVRAIATASEEQSAASEQISKSVEEINAISTETAQAMMESAQAVSDLARLAQELNTIIEDMRGS; this is translated from the coding sequence ATGCCTGCCTTTATACGCAATTCGCTCGGGGCACGTTCCACGCTGCTTGTTTCTGCCATATCCGTTGTGGTCTTTGTGGCGTTGGTTGGGGTGAGCAGCTACATGCAGCGCGTGACCATGCTGGAGGAACTGGACAAGTCCATGACCAAGGCATCTGAACTGGTGCAGCTTTCTGTGGAGAAGCCCATGGTGGTGGGCGACGACAAAGGCACGCGCGAGCAGTTTGCCTTTTTGTCCGGCAAGTATGCGGATATGACGGTCTATCTGACCAACTACAAGGGCAATATTACTTACAGCACCAACACCACTGCGGAACGCAAAGATCTTTCTGCCGTGGTGCCCGATGCCGCTTTTTCCGAACTTACGGCGCGCGCGCTGCGTGAGGATGTGCATGCCAGCGATATTATGGAAAAGTCCGGCGGCACTTTTTTTGTGCGGGTGACAAGCATTTCCAACGCGCCTTCCTGCTACCACTGTCACGGCAGTTCCGAGCCGATACTCGGTGAGCTTGTGGTGGTGCAGGATATATCGCCCACCATTGCCGCCATAAACCTGCAGTTGTATGAAAATATTGCCATATCCGTGGTCGGGCTGCTGACGCTTATAGGAGCGGTGCTGTTTTTCATCCGCCGGTCCATTGTGGCGCCTGTGCGCCATATCGCGCTGGCGAGCGAGCAGATAAGCAAGGGCAACCTGAACGCTGACCTTGTGCTGAACAGCACGGACGAACTGGGCAGTCTTTCGCGCAACCTTGGCGAGATGGTGGCGAAGCTGAAAACCGAACTGGGCTTTTCCAAGGGGATTCTGAACGGTATGACCACCCCCGCCGTGGTGGTGGACACGGAGTGCCGCATATCGTTCACCAATTCCGCCATGCTCAGGCTTACGGGACAGGATGAGCCTGCATCGCGCTATGTGGGGCAGGTGCTGGGCAGCTTTATGTTCGGCGATGAGCGGCGGCAGACGGTTTCGCACAAGGTGCTGGCGGAACGGCGGGAATATGTGGCCGTGGAGACCGTGTTCACCAACCGCAAGGGGCGGGAAGTGAACATGCTGGTGGATTCCACGCCCATCTATGACCTGGACGGGAACCTTATCGGCGCCTTTACCCTGTGCAACGACATGACCGAGATACGCAGGCAGCAGGCACTGGTGGAGACGCAGAACGAGACCATAACCCGTGCCGCCCATGCGGCGGGACGTGTGTCTGAGCAGGTGTCTTCTGCTTCTGAGGAGCTTTCGGCCCAGATACAGCAGTCCAGTGCGGGTGCTATGGAGCAGCGCAGGCTTACGGGGGATTCCGCAGCCGCCATGACCCAGATGAACGCCTCTGTGCTGGAGGTGGCCCAGAACGCCTCGCTGGCGGCCGAATCTGCCGGAGACGCGCAGCAGCAGGCGGCGGAAGGTGCCCGTGTGGTGGGGCTGGCCGTGGAAAAGATTAATACCGTGGCGGAACAGGCCGGAATGCTTAAGCGCGAAATGGGTGAGCTGGGCAAGCAGGCGCAGGGCATAGGGCAGATTATCACCGTGATTGAGGATATTGCCGACCAGACCAACCTGCTGGCGCTGAATGCGGCCATTGAGGCTGCCCGCGCGGGCGACGCCGGGCGCGGATTTGCCGTGGTGGCGGACGAGGTGCGCAAGCTGGCGGAAAAGACCATGGCCGCCACGCGCGAGGTGGTTGCATCTGTAAACTCCATACGCGAATGCGCGCGCACAAACGCGGCGGCAACGGACAAGGCGGTGCAACTGGTGGCGGAATCTACCGAGCTTGCCAGCCGTTCCGGGCAGGTGTTGCAGACCATTGTGGGCATGGTGGAAACCACGGCTGATCAGGTGCGGGCCATTGCCACCGCAAGTGAGGAACAGTCCGCCGCCAGCGAGCAGATAAGCAAGTCGGTGGAGGAGATAAACGCCATTTCCACGGAAACGGCGCAGGCCATGATGGAATCGGCACAGGCTGTTTCTGACCTTGCCCGTCTGGCGCAGGAGCTGAACACCATTATCGAGGACATGCGGGGCAGCTAG
- the tgt gene encoding tRNA guanosine(34) transglycosylase Tgt — MANIGDFSILATDGAARTGVLHTAHGVVQTPIFMPVGTVGSVKAIAPDDLEDIGAEIILGNTYHLYLRPGDDLVARRGGLHEFNAWRKPILTDSGGFQVFSLNELRKIEEEGVTFRSHLDGSKHLFTPEKVVSIQRNLNSDIMMVLDECVPYGADKAYTARSLELTTRWARRCRDAYPQGSAGNLLFAITQGGFFKDLRERSIAQLTGMADFDGFALGGLSVGESKPEMMEMLYHCAPLLPAEKPRYLMGVGTPLDIINGINAGIDMFDCVLPTRNARNGTLYTSVGKVNIKRQEYAEDDGPLDPNCSCYTCRTFSRAYLRHLFQAKEILSFRLNSIHNLTYFLDTVRGARKAIAEGTFASYMKQYEEIYPQEVVARS; from the coding sequence ATGGCAAACATAGGCGATTTCAGCATACTGGCAACGGACGGAGCGGCCCGTACGGGCGTGCTGCACACGGCACACGGCGTGGTGCAAACCCCCATCTTCATGCCCGTGGGCACGGTGGGCAGCGTGAAGGCCATTGCCCCGGACGATCTGGAAGATATCGGGGCGGAGATTATTCTCGGCAACACCTACCACCTGTACCTGCGGCCCGGAGACGACCTTGTGGCGCGGCGGGGCGGGCTGCATGAATTTAACGCGTGGCGCAAGCCCATTCTCACGGACAGCGGCGGCTTTCAGGTCTTCAGCCTGAACGAGCTGCGCAAGATTGAGGAGGAGGGGGTTACCTTCCGTTCCCATCTGGACGGGTCCAAGCATCTGTTCACCCCGGAGAAGGTGGTTTCCATCCAGCGGAACCTGAATTCCGACATCATGATGGTGCTGGACGAGTGCGTGCCCTACGGGGCGGATAAGGCCTATACCGCCCGCTCGCTGGAACTGACCACCCGCTGGGCGCGGCGCTGCCGCGATGCTTATCCGCAGGGGAGCGCGGGGAACCTGCTCTTTGCCATCACGCAGGGCGGGTTCTTCAAGGACCTGCGGGAGCGTTCCATTGCCCAGCTCACGGGCATGGCGGATTTTGACGGTTTTGCGCTGGGCGGGCTTTCCGTGGGTGAAAGCAAGCCGGAGATGATGGAGATGCTCTATCACTGCGCGCCGCTTCTGCCGGCGGAGAAACCCCGTTATCTGATGGGGGTGGGGACGCCGCTGGACATTATCAACGGCATAAACGCGGGCATAGATATGTTCGACTGCGTGCTGCCCACGCGCAATGCGCGCAATGGGACGCTGTATACCTCTGTGGGCAAGGTGAACATAAAGCGGCAGGAATACGCCGAGGATGACGGACCGCTGGACCCCAACTGCTCATGCTACACCTGCCGGACCTTCAGCCGGGCGTATCTGCGCCATCTTTTTCAGGCCAAGGAAATTCTTTCGTTCCGGCTTAATTCCATCCATAACCTTACCTATTTCCTCGATACGGTGCGGGGGGCGCGCAAGGCCATTGCCGAGGGCACCTTTGCGTCTTATATGAAACAATACGAGGAAATCTATCCGCAGGAAGTGGTGGCACGATCATGA
- a CDS encoding YdcF family protein, producing MTRRTGSAIRSALAWTGALTLLGAMVAGAGLLFAGTWLTRDDVPARADAMVVLGGGYFRPLHAADLYREGFAPVVYVGRVIRSEEDRMVMRYGFELAEQDAVYRRILTAHGVPDEAVRTYGQELRSTVEEAETISALLGPGPGRLIVVTSPYHVMRARMMFRRALPGWEVLVCGTAYEPFPERWWTSQDGARSVILETAKLVYYLMGGAFRAPEEGATATAP from the coding sequence ATGACCCGGCGCACAGGCTCTGCAATCCGCTCTGCGCTTGCGTGGACAGGTGCTCTGACACTGCTCGGCGCAATGGTTGCGGGTGCGGGCCTGCTGTTTGCCGGAACGTGGCTGACCAGGGACGATGTGCCCGCGCGGGCAGACGCCATGGTGGTGCTGGGGGGCGGCTATTTCCGCCCCCTGCATGCGGCGGACCTGTACCGAGAAGGCTTTGCTCCCGTGGTGTACGTGGGCAGGGTTATCCGCTCCGAAGAGGACAGGATGGTCATGCGGTACGGTTTTGAGCTTGCCGAGCAGGATGCGGTGTACCGGCGTATCCTTACCGCGCACGGCGTGCCCGATGAGGCGGTGCGCACGTACGGACAGGAGTTGCGCAGCACCGTGGAGGAGGCGGAAACCATCTCCGCGCTGCTGGGGCCGGGACCGGGGAGGCTTATTGTGGTGACATCGCCCTATCATGTCATGCGCGCGCGGATGATGTTCAGACGCGCGCTGCCGGGATGGGAGGTGCTGGTGTGCGGCACGGCCTATGAACCGTTCCCGGAACGGTGGTGGACATCGCAGGATGGTGCGCGGTCGGTGATCCTCGAAACCGCCAAGCTGGTCTACTATCTGATGGGTGGCGCATTCCGCGCTCCTGAAGAGGGTGCGACAGCCACCGCTCCGTAG
- a CDS encoding thioredoxin domain-containing protein, whose product MNDISSVAPNALAREKSPYLLQHAHNPVDWHPWGEDAFALARRRDRPVFLSIGYSTCHWCHVMAHESFEDAEVAALMNEAFVNIKVDREERPDIDAVYMNACHMLTGRGGWPLTIIMTPDRAPFFAGTYLPRASRQGRMGMLDLVPRVRDLWMNSRDDVLASAASILGHMRSGAGHAGSGASGSDASGSRAARPDASAVRQAAEALAGRFDTANGGFGEAPKFPSPHNLLLLLRRAWTLRREKGTEAGAPLLAMVSKTLEAMRMGGLYDHVGYGFHRYSTDARWLLPHFEKMLYDQAMLAWAYTEGWQATGNDLFRRTAEEVFAYVLRDMTDGGGGFRSAEDADSLTDRGEHEEGWFYTFTLEEVRAGLPDDLAELAVRVFGLRDGGNFAEEATGRATGRNIVHRTRSVADWAATLGCTAEELAVRLEAVRAHLYALREKRARPHVDDKVLTDWNGLMIGALARGARAFDAPQYAEAASRAALFVLGRLRTEEGGLLHRYRDGEAGIAGMLDDYAFFIHGLIELYQATHEPRWLAEALRLQERQEAVFADREGGYYLAAADADPLPVRSMEAVDGALPSGNSMSLLNLLRLARLLGRPDMDERADMLAQAFAQQVRHMPSAFAMFLCGVDGMEGGGRAVVVTGQPDTPRTEAMLRAVDAPFAPDLTLHFRNADDPEALAQVVPFTRYLEPVDGVATAYLCENYACSRPVTDVAALAERLR is encoded by the coding sequence ATGAACGATATATCCTCTGTTGCCCCCAACGCGCTTGCGCGCGAGAAAAGCCCCTATCTTCTGCAACACGCCCATAACCCCGTGGACTGGCATCCGTGGGGAGAGGACGCCTTTGCCCTTGCCCGACGGAGGGACAGGCCGGTGTTTCTTTCCATAGGCTATTCCACCTGCCACTGGTGCCACGTGATGGCTCATGAATCCTTTGAGGATGCCGAGGTGGCGGCGCTGATGAATGAGGCGTTTGTGAACATAAAGGTGGACCGGGAAGAACGCCCGGACATAGACGCCGTGTACATGAACGCCTGCCATATGCTGACCGGAAGGGGCGGCTGGCCGCTGACCATTATCATGACTCCGGACAGGGCGCCTTTTTTCGCGGGCACCTATCTGCCCCGTGCATCGCGGCAGGGGCGCATGGGGATGCTGGACCTTGTGCCGCGCGTGCGCGACCTGTGGATGAACAGCCGGGATGACGTGCTTGCTTCTGCGGCGAGTATTCTGGGCCATATGCGTTCCGGGGCGGGGCATGCCGGTTCCGGTGCGTCGGGTTCTGATGCTTCCGGTTCCCGCGCTGCGCGCCCTGACGCATCCGCTGTGCGGCAGGCCGCTGAAGCGCTTGCGGGGCGGTTTGACACTGCGAACGGCGGGTTTGGAGAGGCGCCCAAATTTCCTTCGCCGCACAATCTTCTGCTTCTGCTGCGCCGCGCGTGGACGCTGCGCCGGGAGAAGGGGACGGAGGCGGGGGCACCGCTGCTTGCCATGGTGAGCAAGACGCTGGAGGCCATGCGCATGGGCGGGCTGTATGACCATGTGGGGTACGGATTTCATCGCTACTCCACCGATGCCCGCTGGTTGCTGCCCCACTTTGAGAAGATGCTGTATGACCAGGCCATGCTGGCGTGGGCCTATACGGAGGGCTGGCAGGCCACGGGAAACGACTTGTTCCGGCGCACGGCGGAGGAGGTGTTTGCCTACGTGCTGCGTGACATGACGGACGGGGGCGGGGGGTTCCGCTCCGCCGAGGACGCGGACAGCCTGACGGACCGGGGAGAGCATGAGGAGGGGTGGTTCTACACCTTTACGCTGGAAGAGGTGCGTGCCGGGCTGCCTGATGATCTGGCAGAACTGGCCGTGCGGGTGTTCGGGCTGCGGGACGGGGGGAATTTTGCCGAAGAGGCCACGGGAAGGGCCACGGGGCGCAACATTGTGCATCGTACCCGTTCTGTAGCGGACTGGGCGGCAACGCTGGGATGCACGGCGGAGGAGCTGGCTGTGCGGCTTGAGGCGGTGCGGGCCCATTTGTACGCCCTGCGGGAAAAGCGTGCCCGGCCCCATGTGGACGATAAGGTGCTTACGGACTGGAACGGGCTGATGATAGGGGCGCTGGCCCGTGGCGCACGCGCCTTTGATGCGCCGCAGTACGCTGAGGCGGCATCGCGCGCGGCGTTGTTTGTGCTGGGCCGGTTGCGGACGGAAGAGGGCGGTCTGCTGCACCGTTACAGGGACGGCGAGGCGGGCATTGCTGGCATGCTGGACGATTACGCCTTTTTCATCCACGGGCTTATTGAGCTGTATCAGGCCACGCACGAACCGCGCTGGCTGGCGGAGGCCCTGCGGCTTCAGGAACGGCAGGAGGCGGTGTTCGCAGACCGGGAAGGCGGGTATTATCTTGCCGCCGCGGATGCCGACCCGTTGCCTGTGCGGAGTATGGAGGCTGTGGACGGGGCGTTGCCATCCGGCAATTCCATGAGCCTGCTGAATCTGCTGCGTCTTGCGCGGCTGCTGGGCAGGCCGGATATGGACGAGCGTGCGGACATGCTGGCGCAGGCTTTTGCGCAGCAGGTGCGGCATATGCCTTCTGCCTTTGCCATGTTTTTGTGCGGGGTGGATGGCATGGAAGGGGGCGGGCGCGCCGTGGTGGTGACCGGGCAGCCCGACACACCACGTACCGAGGCGATGCTGCGGGCTGTGGATGCTCCCTTTGCGCCGGACCTGACTTTGCATTTTCGCAATGCCGACGACCCGGAAGCGCTTGCGCAGGTGGTGCCCTTTACGCGGTATCTTGAGCCGGTGGACGGCGTTGCCACTGCCTACCTGTGCGAGAACTACGCCTGTTCCCGGCCTGTGACCGATGTGGCAGCGCTTGCGGAGCGGCTGCGCTGA
- a CDS encoding BPL-N domain-containing protein has product MSSIYILWDESHIWGLLVWRAIEAMQLPYRIVRGQEIAHGLLSGKTPESRPALLLVPGGNARQKSEALGVEGIRAIREYVREGGSYLGFCGGAGLGLSSADGLCLCPWGRAKFTDRMQHFVSGHIHATLHASPQAAQQETASVPDTTPATGSDLIPPDLGPSPLVPIWWPARFAPETGTDVQVLASYADPGEDFWVADLPLGTLPPGTFNAWEDLYDIKLRPTFLTGQPCVLSGAMGSGRYVLSYTHLETPDSPEANRWLAHIISVLSKNAFCPQGLTSPTHTVPPWNPSQAPMVWTDPALAEARAIFEDIVTIGKNHCLFFQRNAWLIGWRAGIPGANLNNLYCAICSVVSTPPTKAALDYWNSVSDAFLTKLRLFHEGVRGYLLAERLAMTLSKTFPETVSHASLKNQRAALFGPPMASGGLYLELLDTIDTVMYLLLPGASPQYSGEKP; this is encoded by the coding sequence ATGTCAAGCATCTACATATTATGGGACGAATCCCACATCTGGGGCCTGCTGGTCTGGCGGGCCATAGAGGCCATGCAACTGCCCTACCGCATCGTGCGGGGGCAAGAAATAGCCCACGGGCTGCTTTCTGGCAAGACGCCGGAATCGCGCCCCGCGCTTCTGCTTGTGCCAGGCGGCAACGCGCGGCAGAAGTCGGAGGCTCTGGGGGTAGAGGGCATCCGCGCCATACGCGAATACGTTCGTGAGGGCGGCAGCTATCTAGGATTCTGCGGCGGTGCGGGGCTGGGCCTCAGCAGTGCGGACGGCCTGTGCCTGTGCCCGTGGGGCCGCGCCAAGTTCACGGACCGCATGCAGCATTTCGTGAGCGGGCACATCCATGCCACCCTCCATGCTTCACCGCAGGCCGCGCAACAGGAAACGGCTTCCGTACCGGATACCACGCCCGCCACAGGGTCAGACCTCATCCCTCCGGACCTCGGCCCGTCGCCGCTGGTCCCCATCTGGTGGCCCGCCCGTTTCGCGCCGGAAACAGGCACAGATGTGCAGGTGCTCGCCAGCTACGCAGACCCCGGCGAAGATTTCTGGGTGGCCGACCTGCCTCTGGGCACGTTGCCTCCCGGCACCTTCAATGCGTGGGAAGATCTCTATGATATCAAGCTGCGCCCCACCTTCCTCACCGGGCAGCCCTGCGTGCTCTCCGGCGCAATGGGCAGCGGCCGCTATGTGCTCAGTTACACGCATCTGGAAACGCCGGATTCCCCGGAAGCCAACCGCTGGCTGGCCCACATCATCAGCGTGCTGAGCAAAAACGCCTTCTGCCCGCAGGGGCTCACCTCCCCCACGCACACGGTGCCGCCGTGGAACCCATCCCAAGCCCCCATGGTATGGACCGACCCCGCCCTTGCCGAGGCCCGCGCCATTTTCGAAGACATCGTCACCATAGGCAAAAACCACTGCCTGTTCTTCCAGCGCAACGCATGGCTCATCGGCTGGCGCGCGGGCATCCCCGGAGCCAACCTGAACAACCTCTACTGCGCCATCTGCTCCGTCGTATCCACCCCGCCCACCAAAGCGGCACTGGACTACTGGAACAGCGTATCCGATGCCTTCCTGACCAAGCTCCGCCTGTTCCATGAAGGCGTGCGCGGCTATCTACTTGCAGAGCGTCTCGCCATGACCCTCTCCAAAACCTTCCCGGAAACAGTCTCCCACGCGTCGCTCAAAAACCAGCGCGCCGCCCTGTTCGGCCCGCCCATGGCCAGCGGCGGCCTGTATCTGGAACTGCTGGATACCATAGATACGGTCATGTACCTGCTGCTGCCGGGCGCATCTCCCCAGTATAGCGGCGAGAAACCGTAA